Proteins encoded within one genomic window of Theobroma cacao cultivar B97-61/B2 chromosome 7, Criollo_cocoa_genome_V2, whole genome shotgun sequence:
- the LOC18593708 gene encoding (+)-delta-cadinene synthase isozyme A, with protein sequence MASQVSQVLASTHNAISSNMENRPKADFHPGIWGDVFLTCPEKDIDTTTELQYEELKEEVRRMLVAPMDNSNQKLPLIDAVQRLGVNYHFEKEIEDALEQIYHDNSGANDLYTTALRFRILREHGFDVSCDIFNKFKDDKGNFKSSLTSDVRGLLEPYEASYLRVHGEDILDEAISFTTTHLTLAAATLDYPLSEHVAHALKQSIRRGLPRVEARRYISLYQDDESHNKALLQFAKIDFNLLQLLHRKELSEICRWWKDLDFTRKLPFARDRVVEGYFWIMGVYFEPQYSLGRRMLTKVIAMASIVDDTYDSYGTYDELILCTDAIERWDIKCIDQLPDYMKISYKALLDVYEEMEQLLEEGKQYRVEYAKKAMIRLAQAYLLEAKWMHANYKPTFEEYKANALPTSGYAMLAITAFVGMGDVVTQETFNWAAKDPNIIRASTIICRFMDDIAEHKFNQRREDDCSAIECYMEQYGVSAQEAYDEFNKHIESSWKDVNKEFLKPTEMPVPVLNRSLNLARVMDVLYREGDGYTHVGKAAKDGITSLLIDPVPL encoded by the exons ATGGCTTCACAAGTTTCTCAAGTTCTTGCTTCAACCCATAATGCCATATCCTCCAATATGGAAAACCGCCCCAAGGCCGATTTTCATCCTGGCATTTGGGGAGATGTTTTCCTCACTTGTCCTGAAAAG GATATTGATACTACAACTGAGCTGCAATATGAAGAATTGAAAGAAGAAGTGAGGAGGATGCTTGTGGCACCTATGGATAATTCAAACCAAAAGCTGCCCCTTATTGATGCAGTCCAACGGTTGGGtgtgaattaccattttgagaaAGAGATTGAAGATGCTTTAGAACAAATATACCATGACAACAGTGGTGCCAATGATCTCTACACTACAGCTCTTCGATTTAGAATACTTAGAGAGCATGGGTTTGATGTTTCCTGTG ACATATTCAACAAGTTCAAAGACGACAAAGGAAATTTCAAGTCATCCTTGACCAGTGACGTGCGTGGATTGCTGGAACCTTACGAAGCTTCCTATCTGCGGGTGCACGGGGAAGATATACTCGATGAAGCAATTTCTTTCACCACCACTCACCTAACTCTTGCAGCAGCAACTTTGGACTATCCTTTATCAGAACACGTTGCTCATGCTTTGAAGCAGTCAATCCGAAGAGGCTTGCCAAGGGTGGAAGCTAGGCGATACATTTCCTTATACCAAGATGATGAATCGCATAATAAAGCATTGCTGCAGTTTGCAAAGATAGATTTCAACTTGTTGCAACTTTTGCATAGGAAAGAGCTGAGTGAGATCTGCAG GTGGTGGAAAGATTTAGACTTTACAAGAAAACTACCATTTGCAAGAGATAGAGTGGTTGAAGGTTATTTTTGGATCATGGGAGTGTACTTTGAGCCCCAATACTCTCTTGGTAGACGGATGTTGACCAAAGTAATAGCCATGGCTTCAATTGTGGATGATACATATGATTCATATGGAACATATGATGAGCTCATACTCTGTACAGATGCAATTGAAAG GTGGGATATTAAATGCATTGATCAACTCCCAGATTACATGAAGATAAGCTATAAGGCACTGTTAGATGTTTATGAAGAAATGGAACAACTGTTGGAGGAAGGGAAACAATATCGTGTCGAATATGCAAAAAAGGCG ATGATACGACTTGCTCAAGCTTACCTTCTTGAGGCCAAATGGATGCATGCAAATTACAAGCCAACGTTCGAGGAGTATAAGGCTAATGCATTGCCTACCTCTGGCTATGCTATGCTTGCTATCACAGCGTTCGTCGGCATGGGAGATGTTGTAACCCAAGAGACCTTTAATTGGGCAGCTAAGGACCCAAATATCATCAGAGCTTCCACAATTATTTGCAGGTTCATGGATGACATTGCCGAACACAAG TTTAACCAAAGGAGAGAAGACGATTGCTCAGCCATAGAGTGTTACATGGAACAATATGGAGTATCAGCGCAAGAGGCATACGATGAGTTCAACAAGCATATCGAGAGTTCCTGGAAGGATGTAAACAAGGAGTTCCTGAAACCAACAGAAATGCCAGTACCAGTTCTGAATCGTAGTCTCAACCTTGCAAGGGTGATGGATGTCCTTTACAGAGAAGGAGACGGTTACACCCATGTTGGCAAAGCTGCAAAAGATGGCATTACTTCCTTGCTCATTGATCCAGTCCCACTTTGA
- the LOC18593709 gene encoding (+)-delta-cadinene synthase isozyme A, with product MASQVSQVLASTHNAISSNMENRPKADFHPGIWGDVFLNCPDKDIDATTELQYEELKEEVRRTLLAPMDDSNKKLPLIDAVQRLGVNYHFEKEIEDALEQIYHDDNDANDLYTTALRFRILREHGFDVSCDAFNKFKDDKGNFKSSLTSDVRGLLELYEASYLRVHGEDLLDDAISFATTHLTLAAPTLDYPLSEQVTHALKQSIRRGLPRVEARQYISLYQDDESHNKALLQFAKIDFNLLQLLHRKELGEICWWWKDLDFTKKLPFARDRVVEGYFWIMGVYFEPQYSLGRRMLTKVIAMASIVDDTYDSYGTYDELILYTDAIEGWDIKCIDQLPDYMKISYKALLDVYEEMEQLLEQGKKYRVEYAKKAMIRLAQAYLLEAKWMHENYKPTFEEYKSNALPTSGYAMLAITAFVGMGDVVTQETFNWAANDPNIIRASTIICRFMDDIAEHKFNQKREDDCSAIECYMEQYGVSAQEAYDEFNKHIESSWKDINKEFLKPTEMPVRVLNRSLNLARVMDVLYRDGDGYTHVGKAAKGGITSLLIDPVPL from the exons ATGGCTTCACAAGTTTCTCAAGTTCTTGCTTCAACCCATAATGCCATATCCTCCAATATGGAAAATCGCCCCAAGGCTGATTTTCATCCTGGCATTTGGGGAGATGTTTTCCTCAATTGTCCTGATAAG GATATTGATGCTACAACTGAACTACAATATGAAGAATTGAAAGAAGAAGTGAGGAGGACGCTTCTTGCACCTATGGATGATTCAAACAAAAAGTTGCCCCTTATTGATGCAGTCCAACGGTTGGGtgtgaattaccattttgagaaAGAGATTGAAGATGCTTTAGAACAAATATACCATGACGACAATGATGCCAATGATCTCTACACTACAGCTCTTCGATTTAGAATCCTTAGAGAGCATGGATTTGATGTTTCATGTG ACGCATTCAACAAGTTCAAAGACGACAAAGGAAATTTCAAGTCATCCTTGACCAGTGACGTGCGAGGATTGCTGGAACTTTACGAAGCTTCCTATCTGCGGGTGCATGGGGAAGATTTACTTGATGACGCAATTTCTTTTGCCACCACACACCTAACTCTTGCAGCGCCAACTTTGGACTATCCTTTATCGGAACAAGTTACTCATGCTTTGAAGCAGTCAATCCGAAGAGGCTTGCCAAGGGTGGAAGCTAGGCAATACATTTCCTTATACCAAGATGATGAATCGCATAATAAAGCACTGCTGCAGTTTGCGAAGATAGATTTCAACTTGTTGCAACTTCTGCATAGGAAAGAGCTCGGTGAGATCTGCTG GTGGTGGAAAGATTTAGACTTTACAAAAAAACTACCATTTGCACGAGATAGAGTGGTTGAAGGTTATTTTTGGATCATGGGAGTGTATTTTGAGCCCCAATACTCTCTTGGTAGACGGATGTTGACCAAAGTAATAGCCATGGCATCAATTGTAGATGATACATATGATTCATATGGAACATATGATGAGCTCATACTGTATACAGATGCCATTGAGGG GTGGGATATTAAATGCATTGATCAACTCCCAGATTACATGAAGATAAGCTATAAGGCACTATTAGATGTTTATGAAGAAATGGAACAACTGCTGGAGCAAGGGAAAAAATACCGTGTCGAATATGCAAAAAAGGCG ATGATACGACTTGCTCAAGCTTACCTTCTTGAGGCGAAATGGATGCATGAAAATTACAAGCCAACGTTTGAGGAGTATAAGTCTAATGCATTGCCTACCTCTGGCTATGCTATGCTTGCTATCACAGCATTCGTCGGCATGGGAGATGTTGTAACCCAAGAGACCTTTAATTGGGCAGCTAATGACCCTAATATCATCAGAGCTTCCACAATTATTTGCAGGTTCATGGATGACATTGCCGAACACAAG TTTAACCAAAAGAGAGAAGACGATTGCTCAGCGATAGAGTGTTACATGGAACAATATGGCGTATCAGCGCAAGAGGCATACGATGAGTTCAACAAGCACATCGAGAGTTCCTGGAAGGATATAAACAAGGAGTTCCTGAAACCAACAgaaatgccagtacgagttctGAATCGTAGTCTCAACCTTGCACGGGTGATGGATGTCCTTTACAGAGATGGAGATGGTTACACACATGTTGGCAAAGCTGCAAAAGGTGGCATCACCTCCTTGCTTATTGATCCAGTCCCACTTTGA